One stretch of Cydia pomonella isolate Wapato2018A chromosome 24, ilCydPomo1, whole genome shotgun sequence DNA includes these proteins:
- the LOC133530865 gene encoding uncharacterized protein LOC133530865, whose product MAGDNTIFFATAQVLIRDSSGVFRPVRALLDGASACNFMSKSCAEMLGFETSGQHTVFGIGNSPYQTFGALSCEVKPMGNEPSSLSTKLEAFVLSPVCADQPPQPVDSSGWSHIRNLSLADPGFARPAPVDLLLNAQVFVSSLLPGIRRGEPGQPTLLKTIYGWVVMGECDGSQLTTSALVSYRNNKNHCFFVSSPSQILSLDDSIKKFWELENVSSPTKPFVSEEDQRCEDYFLEKYYRNEEGRFVVPLPFVDPANKPTFLNSREIALKRLTSLERKLNSNPEFKRAYVEFMDDYEARGHLEEVEPPSTSEGHFYYIPHHGILRDSVTTPLRVVFDASAKDANEVSLNATLLAGPKLQTNIFDLLTRFRWHAVVFTGDVKQMYRQILVSDEDAEFQRILWRPSAVGPVRDYRLKTVTYGVSAAPFQALRTMAQLASDSAAAYPSGSTVLARDIYVDDVVTGADSVEQARSLQADLTKILSSGGFHLRKWTSNSSEFLESLPSSDLYSEDFKHFEEMTDISLKILGLLWQPQSDSFRFRVAAAPNGRCTKRTILSEIARIFDPLGFLSPVTFLAKYLMQLLWVSGVSWDGDVPESIRLEWQEFKTQLSSLSAVAVQRRLVGKFDVLHLHGFCDASERGFCAVIYCRTETEEGDVDVQLVCAKSKVAPLRKLSVPRLELLAAVLLSDLMASVVEALKPFHSVDRIFAWSDSSVTLTWIKSCPSRWKTFVANRVSHIQDVIPPDSWHHVRTTDNPADCGSRGLLPQDLVNQTCWWNGPDWLRHPTESWPKSVLMPDRDVLHDEQKITVLVVSNDNALIDNLLEKFSSLRTLQRVLAYCCRFANNAKNRKTAGKWLRGPLTSIEIKQALMVIVRFVQQRSFAQEIEIILNNHSNSLPKAFRKLSPFMDDAGLLRVGGRLSRASLDFDVKHPLLLPRDNRLTFLLIDDYHKRFMHPGIQTLHNLLAQHFWIMCPKRAIYAVVSKCMKCFRVRPPGAPAPLMGDLPSYRISKLKAFSSAAVDFGGPFDIALGRGRGNKTYKGYICVFVCTATKAIHTELVTELSSDAFLAALRRFVARRGRCSRLVSDQGKNFVGANNILQRLVKDAAAHHTIHFEFNPPGSPHFSGLAEAGIKAVKTHLSRVVGNQRLTYEEFSTILAQVEALLNSRPLTPLSTDPNDLSALTPGHFLTTEPLSVVPEEDFSDVRVSPLQRWKLLQKMHQDFWNKWSKEYMHTLQQRMKWHDRHPNVQVGTLVLVVNEQTSPMKWPLGRIIDTHPGSDGICRVVTVRTATGLYKRPVVKLCPLPA is encoded by the coding sequence ATGGCGGGAGATAATACAATCTTCTTCGCTACTGCCCAGGTGTTAATTCGGGACAGTTCTGGTGTCTTCCGCCCAGTGCGGGCGCTCTTGGATGGTGCTAGTGCATGCAATTTCATGTCAAAATCCTGTGCAGAAATGCTAGGGTTTGAAACTTCTGGACAACACACTGTGTTTGGCATTGGCAATTCGCCATATCAAACATTTGGCGCACTATCATGTGAGGTCAAGCCAATGGGAAATGAACCCTCTTCACTGAGTACTAAACTCGAAGCTTTCGTTTTGTCGCCGGTATGTGCCGACCAACCTCCTCAACCTGTCGATTCGTCGGGGTGGTCGCACATCAGGAATTTATCGCTGGCTGATCCTGGTTTCGCCCGTCCGGCGCCGGTGGACCTGTTACTTAACGCACAGGTCTTCGTTTCGTCGTTGTTGCCCGGTATACGGCGCGGGGAGCCTGGACAGCCTACTCTGTTGAAAACCATCTATGGATGGGTCGTTATGGGTGAGTGTGACGGGAGTCAGCTCACAACAAGCGCtctcgtatcgtatcgtaacaataaaaatcattgttttTTCGTGTCGAGTCCTTCGCAGATTTTGTCGCTTGAtgattctataaaaaaattttgGGAATTAGAAAACGTTAGTTCTCCGACTAAACCTTTCGTATCTGAGGAGGACCAACGCTGCGAGGactattttcttgaaaaatacTATCGCAATGAAGAAGGCAGGTTCGTAGTTCCACTACCATTTGTCGATCCCGCGAACAAACCTACCTTCCTCAATTCGCGTGAAATTGCTCTCAAGCGGCTCACGTCGTTGGAACGCAAGTTGAACTCCAACCCCGAGTTCAAAAGGGCGTATGTGGAATTTATGGATGACTATGAGGCTCGTGGTCACTTGGAAGAAGTGGAACCTCCTTCCACAAGTGAAGGCCACTTCTATTACATACCTCACCATGGAATTCTGCGCGATTCCGTCACCACTCCTCTTCGCGTGGTTTTCGACGCAAGCGCTAAGGACGCCAACGAGGTGTCTTTGAACGCTACTCTTCTCGCTGGGCCCAAGCTTCAGACCAACATCTTCGATCTGCTCACACGTTTTCGCTGGCATGCCGTCGTCTTCACAGGTGACGTGAAACAGATGTACAGGCAGATCCTGGTCTCTGATGAAGACGCTGAATTTCAGCGCATTTTGTGGCGCCCTTCTGCTGTCGGTCCTGTGCGCGACTACCGTCTTAAAACGGTAACCTACGGGGTTTCTGCTGCGCCATTCCAAGCTCTTCGTACAATGGCTCAACTTGCCAGTGATTCTGCAGCCGCATACCCAAGTGGTTCAACTGTTCTCGCTCGTGACATCTACGTCGACGACGTCGTCACCGGAGCGGATTCTGTCGAGCAGGCGCGTTCGCTTCAGGCGGACCTTACGAAAATATTGTCGTCGGGGGGTTTCCACCTCAGGAAGTGGACCTCCAATAGTAGTGAGTTCTTGGAGAGTCTTCCGTCTTCTGACCTGTACTCGGAAGACTTTAAACATTTCGAAGAAATGACTGACATTTCTCTAAAGATATTGGGATTGCTATGGCAACCTCAATCAGATTCTTTCCGGTTTCGTGTCGCCGCTGCTCCTAACGGTCGGTGCACCAAGCGCACCATTCTGTCGGAGATAGCTAGAATCTTCGATCCATTAGGTTTCCTCTCGCCTGTAACATTTCTCGCCAAGTATCTGATGCAATTGCTTTGGGTTTCGGGCGTTTCCTGGGATGGAGATGTCCCGGAAAGCATCAGGCTGGAATGGCAGGAATTCAAAACTCAACTCTCGTCGCTGAGTGCTGTAGCTGTGCAACGCCGTTTAGTCGGGAAATTCGACGTGCTACATCTCCACGGATTTTGCGACGCGTCAGAACGTGGCTTCTGTGCCGTAATCTATTGCCGTACCGAAACTGAGGAGGGTGACGTCGACGTACAGCTCGTGTGTGCTAAGTCCAAGGTCGCGCCATTGCGTAAATTGTCGGTGCCGCGTCTCGAATTGCTCGCAGCGGTTCTGCTGTCTGACTTGATGGCTTCGGTCGTGGAGGCTTTGAAGCCTTTCCACTCGGTAGACAGAATCTTTGCATGGTCGGACTCAAGTGTGACGTTGACCTGGATTAAGTCGTGTCCGTCCAGGTGGAAAACGTTCGTGGCCAACCGTGTGAGTCATATCCAAGACGTTATTCCTCCCGATTCTTGGCATCATGTCAGAACCACTGACAATCCAGCCGACTGCGGATCGCGTGGTTTGCTTCCCCAAGATTTAGTCAACCAAACTTGCTGGTGGAACGGGCCTGATTGGCTCAGGCACCCCACTGAGAGCTGGCCTAAGTCAGTGCTGATGCCAGATAGGGACGTTCTCCATGATGAGCAAAAGATTACAGTCCTCGTAGTGTCCAATGACAATGCACTAATCGACAACTTACTGGAGAAGTTTTCGTCGTTAAGAACACTTCAACGTGTTTTAGCCTATTGTTGTCGCTTCGCGAATAACGCGAAGAACCGAAAAACGGCCGGGAAGTGGCTACGCGGTCCTTTAACATCTATCGAAATAAAGCAGGCACTCATGGTTATTGTACGTTTCGTGCAGCAGCGCAGCTTCGCTCAGGAAATCGAAATCATTTTGAACAATCATTCGAACTCTCTCCCAAAAGCGTTCAGAAAACTGTCCCCATTCATGGATGACGCGGGTCTCTTGAGGGTGGGCGGTCGCCTGTCGCGAGCTTCTCTCGACTTCGACGTGAAGCATCCTTTGCTTCTACCTCGCGACAATCGGCTGACCTTCCTTCTTATCGATGATTATCATAAGCGATTCATGCATCCAGGCATCCAAACACTTCATAACTTGCTAGCGCAACATTTCTGGATTATGTGTCCGAAACGGGCTATTTATGCAGTTGTATCGAAGTGCATGAAGTGCTTTCGGGTGCGGCCACCGGGTGCTCCTGCGCCACTCATGGGCGACTTACCATCGTATCGAATATCCAAGCTGAAGGCTTTCTCGAGCGCAGCGGTTGACTTTGGTGGGCCTTTCGACATCGCTCTCGGTCGCGGACGTGGTAACAAGACGTACAAAGGTTATATTTGCGTCTTTGTCTGTACCGCAACAAAGGCCATTCATACCGAGCTCGTCACCGAGTTGTCCTCGGATGCTTTTCTCGCCGCACTTCGGCGTTTCGTCGCTCGCCGTGGTCGGTGCAGCCGGTTAGTGTCTGACCAAGGTAAAAATTTTGTCGGTGCGAACAACATCCTGCAACGCCTAGTGAAGGATGCTGCCGCACACCATACAATTCACTTCGAATTCAACCCGCCGGGTAGCCCACATTTTTCAGGACTCGCTGAAGCTGGAATTAAAGCTGTTAAAACACACTTGTCGCGTGTCGTCGGGAACCAAAGGTTGACATACGAGGAATTCTCGACGATCTTAGCCCAAGTCGAGGCTTTACTCAACTCCAGGCCACTCACTCCTCTCAGCACCGACCCCAACGACCTGTCGGCCTTGACACCGGGTCATTTCCTCACCACGGAACCCCTATCGGTCGTACCTGAGGAAGACTTCTCAGACGTTCGGGTTAGCCCTCTCCAACGCTGGAAGTTGCTTCAGAAGATGCACCAGGACTTCTGGAACAAATGGTCGAAGGAGTATATGCATACTCTCCAGCAGCGGATGAAGTGGCACGACAGACACCCTAACGTCCAAGTTGGCACACTTGTGCTCGttgtaaacgagcagacgagcccaaTGAAGTGGCCCCTGGGTCGCATTATCGACACACACCCCGGATCTGACGGGATCTGTCGTGTGGTTACTGTGCGCACTGCCACAGGGTTGTACAAACGGCCTGTGGTCAAGCTGTGTCCACTACCTGCGTAG